CAATAAAGCTGTATTGTTAAGGCTATGCAAACGCAGAACCCTGCAGGCCGCTGCTCTCAGATTGGCCCCTCGGGGTTAACAACGCGCATGTGTCCGCACTTGGCGGTGCGATCAGCACTCATCCTGGATCTGTTTTAATTTGCTGTTCCTAATTTGAGGGGAGCTTCTTCGCGCTGCTCAGCCCTCTCTGAGGAGCTCGGGAAGAAATCTCCATCACCTGGACCGGCAGAAGCCGTGAACCGACTCCACCTTGACTAAGGCATCTAGTCTCCCCGCGGCCCCGCCCACAGCACCTCCCCGATTGGACGCCCGGGGGAGGGCCGTGTCGGCGCGCGACGGCCGGCCGGGGGAATTCCATTTCCTCTCCCGCCCACTAGCATAAGCACTCAGGGGCGGTGCTTCCCGCGCAAGATCCGCCCAGTAAGAGCccgtggggggtggaggggggttTTGCCGGCGCATCTCGCGATAACTTGCGGATTTGGGGGCGGGTCCCGAGCCAGGAAGAGAGCACAAAACTGCCCTTAAGTCATTGCAGACCGGGAGCTCCGGCGAGCCTGCCACGAGGTTCTCGCGAGATCCGCCACCTCCATCCCAAGTGAGGAAACGGGGGGCCACTCAGGGAGGGGCGTGGGGCCTCGACCGCGCAGCTGCCGCTTCCATTACCTTCCTCCTAAGGTCTCCTTCCGGTTCTCGATGCTTCTCTGAGTTTAAGGGTTTCCGCCACTCGCCTACCCTCCCCCTCAGCCCATGACCCGCCTCCGTCCCCCGCCCTCCCGGCCCGACCTCCGATCGCTTTAGCGAGAAGGTGCTGTTCCGACAGGGAGACGGCAAGCGGGCGGCACGTCCACTCGGCCCGGGCGAGGGAGGCAAACCGCTCCCCTTGAACCCCTCGGCTCGCCCCGCGCTCGCGACGGCGGCGTTGGCGGACGGATACGCGGCGGTGAATAGGCGGGGGGAGGGGCGGAGCGTGGCAGCTGGCAGTAGTTCCGTCAGAGCGGACATCTTGTGGCTGTGCCGTGCGCGTGAGCCCCGTAGGGCCGGGGAGGCACCAGCTGCCGCGCGGGGAGGAGGCCGAGGCCGCAGCTCGAGGGAGGCCCCGGCCCTCTGTACGCGTGGGTGTGGACAGCtcgggaaaggggagggagacgGGCCGGGGCCGGCGCGGTGCCCGGGGGGCTGTGGGCGGCCCGAGCGGGCAGCCCTCGGGGctgggtggggtagggtggggagaggCCGGCGGCGGAGCCGGGGCCCGGccgcagggggagggggcatgggcgCGTCCTCGCGCCGGAGCTCCGCGGCCGCCGGGCGCGTGGTGGCCGGGCGGGCGAGCGAGCGAGCGGGCGGGCGCGCGCACGCAGGAGCGCGCTGCGAGGCGGAGAGTACGGTGGTGTCAGGGGCGACCCAGAACAGCCCTCGCTGTGGGGACGGGAGCGCACCCGGGGCCCATTGCCTTGTGCTGGCTCGCTGTCCCTTGGAGCCGAAACCGAAAGGAGCCCGGCGTCGGTCCGGAGCCGcccgctcccctcccccttgccttTCTCTGCCCGAGTGACGCCGGCCTAGCGCCGACTAGGCCCCGGCTCCTCCTCTGCCCGGCTCTGGACCCTGCCCCGCACCCACCCCTTTCTCCTCcgcctcttcctctcccacccgGGGCTCGTCTTCCTTTCAAGAGGCCGGGAAGTTAAACTTGTAACCATCTCTCTCGGCGCTTCCCGTCACCCTCGCCCTCTCTGGGGCGAAGCGCGGATCTCGGTAGCTGGTGGCTCCgccaccccgccccgccctgcccgGATCGCGGCGGTTTTCAGGGTTCTGGAGTCAGCAGGGTTTCTCCAAGGCCCTGGCGAGTCGCTGACCTGCTCCGTTTTTGCAAAAAGGCGCCTGTGTCTGGCAGAGCCGGTGTGAGAAGAAGAGACAACCCTTCCCCGCCGCCGGGATAATCAAGAGTTTTGGCCGGACCTTTGAGTACACCTCGGGATAGTGAGAAGCCCGGCGAAAAGCACAGACTATGGCGCTGAAACGGATTAATAAGGTGAGCAGTTTGGACTAAATGGTGCCGACAGGGTCGTGGGAAGAAAGGAGGCTTGGGgcccagaggaaaaaaatcatgggGCTGCTGGTGGATACAATTCTGAAAATACCTTTTCTTGGGTTAAGAAAAGGCAGGTGCACTTTGAAATGAGCTGTAAGATAGGGAACTGAATGGTTTGGGTAAGCAATATGTTAGCTTCTTTCACTAGAATCTGTAAGTATGGGTGAGGGAGCGTGGCTATTCGGCTCCTCGGTTTTTTGCCTAAGAGGTTTGGGAAGTAGAATTGTGTACAGGCCCTCGGCAAATGTCATGGTACTGGTTCCTAGTCTTGGTTCTTCAAAACTTATTACAGCTACTAAGGCTTATTGGCATTCTAAAGAAAGGAATGTAACAGATGAAAAACGTTTTGTTCCAAACTTGACTGAGAGTCTGGGTATGACAAACATACCTCAGTTCGCTAAAATGTGGTGACGAAGTCTGTTCAGAAGCTTAACCAAATCTGGGCAGTTACACAAGAGTAAGTAGGGTTGGGAGGAGGTGGCCCGACACTGTTGCCACTTCCTGTGTTGTGTGGTCGCTGCTCTCACCCGAAGCTATTTATCTGAGGCACCGGGAACCGTGTAAAAAGCCTTCTGAAAGATCCCGAGGGTGGGGGTTGACAGTGCAGGGAAACTGGATGGAGGGACTGTTTTTGCTTTAAACCCTTCTTTAAAGAGGATTGTTTGAGCAAGTCGATGTAGTTTGATAAGTTGTCAAGAACtagaatttttttcagaaatattttgcgAGTGGATCCACCTCTCCAGTGGTTTAGTCTCATTTTCTTGCTCTAACTTCTATCCCGCATTTTAAGATGGCGGCTGCTTTAACTGGCTCGGGTTCTTTCCGGCATCTCCTTTTCTATTTAAGATAATGTTCTCTGTTAGCGTTAAACGTTTTTTATCCTGTTGTAGGGAGCTCTCACAGCCTCTGCCCCCAAGACTTAACCTAAATTCAAACTCTCAGACTAAGTTtctgtgcgtgtatgtgtgtgtgttttgtatttggTTCTTTCACAATCGAGAGGGTGGAGTATTTACAGctaacttgaaaaaaatgttgtgGAATAAACTCAGTCTTAATAGAAAAGACAAAATGGGAAGGTTCTCCAAGGATTAGAAACTTTGGCTTATTAACACAGTTTTTAAAGAGTTCTGTGGAAAGGCAAGGACTTAAAATGACTGTGGTAGGATCTAATACTACTTTATTTGTagttatttaatatgtataacCTGACCAGTTTGATTGGAAAAGCTGTTTCATGAAGTTAAGTCTAACCTGTATATATTGATGTTGAAATCTTGAATTCTTAGTCTGTCTCTGGGTAATCTTTGTAGTTTTCTGCAAAACAATTAACTGTATTTTCAATGATaatgcaaagagaaagaaaaccttagTATTCAAGACTTCAAATAGATAATAGAAGATAACATTAAAATTACCACTTAGTGTGACAGTTTTGAGGGTCAACCTCACTTTAGAGATGCATTGTTGTGCTTTGCAGCATAACTAATATGGAAACTGTAACATTCAGTGCTAATCAAAATTCAGATCTATAGCTTCTTATAAGTGTAAAACAGAACATTTTAAAGGGAGgtcttacagatttttttcttttacaggtGATACCCAGCTGCTCTGGCACCATTTTAATGACTTAAGCTCTAGCAAGGCAGTAATGGTTAAGTGTAAACATTTGTAGTAAAATAACACGAGATAGAATCAGGCTCTAAGCAAgtttatccatttgcctaatcTATACCAAGAATTTTTCTAGATACTGGGATGGCAAGGGAAAACAGATTTTACAAGTTTAAAGAATTATGTATTGATACTTCACAGGTAAATTTCCTTATATTCGAAAACTTGATATACCAAATGGCTGATTCAACCTGATTTCAAGCATATCAGGTTTTTTTCCTTCAGATATTGTCAGAATCATGAGgctacttaaaaaacaaaaaataatggcACCCAAATGCTGGCATAGTTTTTGAAAGGCTACTTACTTCTCTTAAAAATAAGGGGCCAATTTGACACTGTCATGAGGtttttttgtattattctctttagaatttattttttgggTTCTCCCTAAACAAGTATTAACAAATTAACAAGCCATTTAGTATTTCTTAAAgtgtttatatataaaactgtGAGCTTTAGTGATAAACTGGTATAAGTTGAAACTTATTATCttctatatagatagatatgttttttttcttttgtgtatttgcTTGATTATTTCTTAGCTGCCCAAATAACCATACATGTATTCTTTTGCTGTATTTGTTATTTGGACCAAATTGTAGTATGGTGCTGTTATTAAATGGGTATTTTAGAAACTGAATTCCAAACCTGTATTTTTGAAGCattaagaaaaatttctgctACAAAGCAAAATGACATTTTTGGGGCACTTGGAGAACTTTGGAGATCAAGCatgaaacaatcaaacaaaaatttaTGTTAAGTATTTGTAATGTTTCATAACTCTTTAAGTAGTTTTTCTTATGTAAAAACACAGGTACAGTTGACCTCTTCACTATAAAGGAAATtgactgtaaaataaataacaccCGCCCAGGTGTCGATGTAACCAAGTTGGGATTAAGACCCAGGCCTTCTATCTAATTCCAAGTTGTTCTGACAACAACTGCATCTTTTTAGGGTTTTTGTGATAGTTAAGACCTAGCATAGGTTCTCATGTGTAATAGGCCTCAAGGCAGCCATATGAGATATTCCCTGAGGTAACAGACAAAAAAGTTAACTTTTGACTTGTTCAATCACACTACTAGTAATAGATTTCTAATAAGATgatctccagaaaaaaaaacaaaaaactgaattTTGGACCATTAAAATTCCTACTAGATGAAtgtggattttgtgtgtgtgtgtgtgaaatacacTGTCTTCTACCTCATATAAATATGaggctgattttctttttaatgtttcaaCTAATTTATAAATGAAGATGAATAAAATGTAGTCTTGTGTAGTTTCCTTAAGGACTAGAAACTGCTGTGTTGGTTAACTGCTGGGATTCttttaaagtaaacaaaatagTATTTCAAGTTTTGTAAGCTAACAGGCTTTTCCTGTGgtcctgattttgtttttgttttgtttatttggttccCAAAGTTTATTTATACTGTAAAGAACACTTAGGTGAGTGAGGGCTGCTGACGATCAGTGATCCCAGTGTTGAGTTTGATAAAAGCAGTTGTGACACACTATCCTTATCTTTCATCATCATGCTTACCCAGTGTTTGTTATGCAGATAAAGGTTAAGTTGAATACCCTGCATAGCACTGGTGAAAGCTACCTGTATAAATTTAACTATATTGTCAAATTTTACTTATTACTTCCTAGGTTTGGGTGTCTCTTAAAAGTCCAAATcaattctcaaagaattttttctttattggattcATGAGGGGTGTGCTATTAGTTGGCAGGGAGCACTTTGCATggctgtggagttcagaggacatcTGTAGTCAGATCCCTACTTTTACCATGGCTTCTGGAGATTGAGCTCAGATTGTCATTTCATCTGGGCAAGTGTCTTAACAAAccatgagccatctcatcagccatagctttctaaaagagaaaagaaaaattatcagatTACATTTTGAGGCAGTGTGTCACATaaaggcttgcctggaactcctGTCCCAGCCTGTATTTATCTAttggtttaatttatttttgcactttgttttctgagatggaTTTTGACTACATTGTCAAAGCATTGGCCTTGGATTTAGAGcagccctgcctctgtctcccatctgggattacaggatgcCACCAAATCCAGCTGCTTTgtggtttttaataaaaatttcttcTATTGCTGACTATAAGATCTATTGCTTAGATAGGTTTTTGACAttactacatttttatttcagaagatTCTAGATTTTTAAGGATTACATCTTCATCTCTAGAAACATATAAATTGTGAAATTGTTCATTAGAGAATTCTGAACTTGCACTTAGAAACTTGTggtggagctgggcagtggtgcacacctttaatcccagggtgACAGAGGCACGTGCATCTGTAAATTCACAGCCTGCCTggtcacagagtgagttccataaCAACAGAAgcggcactgtctcaaaaaacaaaagaaaaagaaacctcttTGGGGTTAACTTAATTGGTATTTCACTGGGGTTATAATTGCATTTAAGAAATCAAGAATCTCTGCTTTGGTTGGAAAAATACAAACATCAAACACAGTATGTTTATTTGTACAACGTATTTTCAAAGGTTTATCAAAATTCTGTCACCCTGTATCTGAATAGTTTTGTGAGTTTGTTATTAAGATCTTAGTTAAAATTTCACTAGTGTTAATGAGTGCATTTAATCTCTTAAGTGTCCAACCAAGTCTGCCTTAcaatattctaattttaaaactcaggcaactagtatatatgcatacacttaGGTATGGCAATATAAATTGGAGGTCACTTTGGGAATGTACTGTctgcaacataaaacaaaatgtcctCAAGCTTGTTAATGTAGGGTAAAGAAGGgcaaaagtttatattttatacctTGTTTAGACATGTGAGTTTATTATCTAGGGACCTTTCAGATAACTTTTCATAGCTACATTTGTCCTAAAGTGTTTTGATTTCTCTCAGTTGTGACTTAGTATTTCTTGTTTAGATGTTTCAGGATGGAAATGCTTATTCACATTAATCCTAACAAATGGATATTAACTACCAGTAGACagctaagtttttgtttttcatgtctaCTAAATGCCTGACTTGATTTCATGGATTAAAGCTTTCTTCTTGGTCTATTCAAAACTGCTTACAAAAAGATTTTTCTGAGATAAAACTTTAGTAGAGCTAAATTTGCATGTCACTAGGCCTAGTTTTGAATAATCTTAAGTGACTTACCTTCAAGGGtgatctaaagaaagaaaactgtagtATTATTCACTCAGGCCATTCTTAGAACCTTGTCTAATAAACATACTTGTCTCACCTATAATTAGAACTAAACAGGAAGCTAATGCCTTGTCTGTGATGTAAGGCAGCATAGTACACAGAACCTACCTTTTAATCCATACAATAAAAAAACTCAGGTTTCCTCTGGAAAGGTTACAAACAAACTGGGTTTAAAGGGGGTGTGAGTTGTGGTTTGTGTTTTTGGCTTCTTGCAGTGGAGTCACTTTCTGGGCTTGCTCAAACTTCATCCCCCTGTCTAGACTGTGCCAACTAAGGGATAATTCCTTTTGAATCTTTGTCTACGATTCTGTAGTTTGTTCAGATCAGAATTTTTTGCCAAGTATCTTCTGAAATTTATTGCAAGCAACCGCACATTTCTGAGACTTATCTCAGAAATCAATTTCTGGGATATAAGTAAATACCAAATATAACAGATACCAATAAATAGGTACATGGTATCAATAAATATGTAAGTAACTAAACGATCAATTCTTCATAAGAATTGATAAAAGAAACTCAGTTTGTAATGCAGTTGTAATGAGCAGctgagggtgttttttttttttttaatctcaacactttttagaggttttttttttattcctgccTCCTGTCTTTATTTAAGTAGTGTTACTCAGACTAGGTATTACAGCAAGGACTGTCTTGATTCTGTTGTAAGTCAAATCAGGTTTACTTCTAGAAAACTGAACTAAGTAAACAGGAAATTAACTTTGAAGAATATTAGTTTCTGATAGAAAATTTGTTACTACCTTTTACCCTGATATGCTGAAATACAAGGTGGTGTCAGATTGGAACAACTGATACTAGGAAGGGGTGGGTCAGTAGTGATACACTGTATATAGGATTTAATCCATGAATTTGGTGGTGTTGCTGTATTGAATTAAAATTTGATAGGCCTTTTGGGTTGTAGCAGAACTCTGCAAAGTTGAATAGGTTTATGGAGTTGGGTCTTAATGACAGGTTACTAATACATTCTTCCCCTTAGTAAGTGCTTTCCTTTGGCTGTGTTGATATGACACATAAGTAATGTTTGTCATTGAGAATAAATTCGTAGGTCTGAGATAAATTATGATAAGAGACATGGAATCTTTATTGAGGCTTACCTGATATAATTGTACAGCTTCATTCACAAatcttatatttctatttataaagTGCTCTGAATGTACCGATCATATTGTTTTTCCAGtatttttcctttgggttttttagtgtttttaagaATTTGGTCAGCTGTTATTATAGTTTTAGGTTGGTTATCTTATTGACAGCACAGCCCATCACATCTAAGATACTGGGATAATAAAGGTGCAAACATGGGGAAAGAAAATCAGAGTATTATGTGTAAGTATTAAGTCTTGCTGTCAGCCATTTCCTATTTTCAACAATGAACTGTCAAAAGAGATCCTCTGTCCCATAATGGTTAGGGTAAGGATCCTTTTAAATTCTATGAGCTTTCTCTTAGAAATACCTCAGAAAAATTCTTTTGAACAAAAATTTGAGGGTTTGAGAGATAGCTGAGCAGTCAGGAGCACTTGCTCTTTATAGAAGACCAGGATTATTcagttccagcatccacatggcagttaaCAACTATAgctcagttccagggcatctaacatactcttctggtctccttgggcaaacactcttgcacacacaacacacacacacacacacacacacacacacacacactaaccttTAAGAATATAATTATACCTGTTGCTCTTTTCAGAGTTTTGTTTAGTATACACAAAGTTTTGCTGTGCTGCTTACAAGTTAAGCAGAAAGTGTACAAAAAATAGATAGTTCAGATATGTGGTGTTAGTTGCAGTACTAAATACTTTTGTGTGGTTTTAACCTAATGAGGTGAACTAGACCATGGAGAGCTTTTAGGATCTTTTCTGGATTGGAAAAGGGTAGAGGGGCCTTCTTGGCTTCTTAGTGAGTCTCTCAGAAAAATAGCTTGCCAGTAGGAAATGGGCTTAGCTCTCCCTGTAAACCATGTGATTGCCAAGTTTCAAAAGAAGCAGTTGAGGAAAAGATAATTCTTTCCAAATAGGTAGTAGAGTTTCTTCTTTCTGATAGGTTATTTTGTGCTCCTAAGAGATGGTAGGGCCTTTAGCAATTACTAATATCTGCCAGACAACTGTTTCTGGTTTCATTAGTCTATATAATAATTGGCAGGAACACATTCCAATGTTCTGTGTGTGAAATAGATTATTGTCTCAATTAGCTTTCATTTAAGATCATATAAGttggaactggagaggtggcaaTCTGTTCTTGACTTTGGTTCTGTTTCCAGTGtctatagtggctcacaaccatttcaCTTCccggggatccaatgccctctgacctccataggtaccaggcacacacatggtgcacagacatacatgcatgcaaaaataGTCTTTTGCAAGTCCATATAACTTCAGAAAGATGTATGACTGCACTCAGTACAGTTTGATGAAGACTTAACAGTAAAAACTTTAGGGGAATTCACAATTGATGGTGTGAACACTGTTATGTATTTTGTTTGAtctatagtaaaatatatttgtagaTCAAACTAATAGATGTGATTTAAGATTATAA
This region of Mus caroli chromosome 3, CAROLI_EIJ_v1.1, whole genome shotgun sequence genomic DNA includes:
- the LOC115030645 gene encoding formin-like protein 20, translating into MPPPPAAGPRLRRRPLPTLPHPAPRAARSGRPQPPGHRAGPGPSPSPFPSCPHPRPQDVRSDGTTASCHAPPLPPPIHRRVSVRQRRRRERGASRGVQGERFASLARAEWTCRPLAVSLSEQHLLAKAIGEARVHRLVRTTGTYQPETQHTGRTMKQTSKKPVPVALI